TACCATTTATTAACTATACCTGCTTTTTGTTTAGGTTCCTTAAAACATCCATAAATGAAAATATCAGACATTTTAAAGACTTACTCCAATAAATattgtggttttggtgtttttaacatgttcttatggcatttttatgatgatagatagaggacatatataaagaatatTGAGctaaaaagtgcatttctgagtatttctttattcaaatcgttttaaatcaggagctgacaaaaaaaatgctgttttagaaAAGCTTGTAAGGGTGATGTACGAGTTTctatggcaagccacaagccATAAGCCACATCTCCCTGCtacactccattctgatgcatccacttgcagacaaatagatccatgtatgtcttcgatttcctcgtccgagctaaCATCTGGCTCTATATTTtacgactggatagcttcaatattgctcgccatttttgttgctctggtAATGCTAGAatgggggtgtgagaggctgtaagctagcgggagagcatgtaaacagatggatgacagtaAGTGGGGTaggcaacagtcccgcccacaactcagaggagaatttctaatgaaccactgttgctctgcagaaactgtgtcctaaaaaaactttttaaaaagagaccAGAAGATAATCGCAGTGGGCCTTTAACTATGCCTGCTTTTCTTTAGGTTTCTTAAAAGATCCATAAAAGGGAAACACTGACCTTTAAGTGAAGGTATCAGACATTTAAACTGAGCCAAATTTCAACTTCATTAGAGAAAtgaatacatttcatttttaatgcttctttttttggcttactggaaaaaactgcagtttagaGCAAGTTTAGGAGCATTTCATTGATAAAAATACATCTTCTATCTGTGTAAAACTGAGGAGTACAGGATGGATTTCGTTTCTCAGAATCAACAGTAAACACGGCAAACATGCAGGCACAGATAAATGAGTCTGTTTTTAGGAAAGCACCAGTGTTTCAACATGTGAGAGGGTGAACTGCTGAACCCGTGCAAAAGGCTTCATGGAGGAGGGAAACCAACTCCAGCTCATCCATTTGTTCTGTAACTGAGAGTGGAGCCAGTGCATGTGCTACCACAGCAGCCTGCTGCACCATGTGGGCGTTTGATATGTTGTGTGGGAGGAGGTAGGTGAGGGCAATGAAGGAATCAGAAGTCAGGTGCTCcctcaaagacccactcggCTTCTGAACGTGAGTTTGCTTGGGTAGCAGCTCCTCATTTGCCTCCCATGTGTGCTGTAAGCACAGCACACACGCCTATTTGTatgagtttttttgttattgttcttTTCAAATTGTCCTCCGGAAGTCTTTGTTTGACAGACCACACACCCACCCAGCTTGCTCCCTCCCTCCACGCTCTCCTCTCTGCCTCACCACTTCCAGCCTGCATCTCGTTTCTCATTTGCATTTCTTCCGCTTCCTTGTGACGAGCGAGAGGTCGTGTTCTAAAACTCAGAGCAGCTCAGGCTGGTGAGGAACAGCCTCGGCAGAGGGGGCTCTCACCACAGTTGTGTCACTGATCTGAGAGCACTGAGACCGGTGAGTGACTTCTGCTTTACTGCCTTGTCTGATGCATCAAAGTTGAGCTCAGTGTACAGTTTTGTGATGTGAGCTCACTTGAACTGTGCTATGGGAGTGTACAGATGTTTCctctttttaagttttcttaCTGCAAATCTAGAGAAACAGAGTAAACAACCGGAAGAGATCTGAACTTGTTGAAGTGACTTACTTTTTCAACATGACCTCTTGGTCAACCCACTCGGGAGAATCattcttcaaaagaagaaatgacAAACACATCACTATGGTTGTGCTTCTGCTCTGGCTTCCAGCATGCGGAACAATATGATAGGTTTTGCATATCTGCAAGGAAGTGAGAGCTTGTTTTAGCAGGAAGGTGCAGCGCAGGTCATGCTGTAAAAGTGAAATACATGCTCACATGGCAGTTTGTTGACTGAGAACTCCATCAACTAGGATCAGATCAGGAGTTTGCTGATTTATAAAACAGTGAAAAGTTTCCATGCTGGATGAGATTGAGGTGTCAAAGCTGCAGAGGGGTGCTCTCTGTGCGCCTTCTTGGTTTATACCCAGTCGAACTCGCTTCTAATATGCAGCTTTCTATCTTTCCACGTCTTTACACTTTGATGGGATTACCAGATCTTTTCTGCAGTCTGCTGACGGATGCTGCAGCAAATTTGAATGGACACATTTTATTCAAGAGAATCTGTGTAAATACACAGGATCTCACTCAGCCTTCCTTTGCTCATCTGAGCCTGCCTGGGGGTTTGCATGTACCTCACAAATATTTTCCTGCCTGCATCCTTCTAAAGAGTGAGACACTCTGCCCCAACACTGACAACAAAGAGGTTTTTTCAGTCTGTATGTGCTgagatgactagcatcatattCCAGCTTAATACTAaggtaaatgtgttttatttttttgctttgctgtaTTTCATCACATTTACACTGGGAGgcgtttttttccaaattagaTTAGTTATTCTAGTGAAGGATGCAGCGTTTCCGCCATCATTAACCAGTTCAGAGCATCTTAGTGATAAACACTCAGGTCACATTTTGCTCTTTTAGAGTGGAAAACATCCCCCCGCAGACTGATCTGATCAGAGACAATACCAAAGCCTAACACAAACTGTTCTTCTCCTACAGGTAATAGAGTCTCTGGTTCATCGCAACGGCAGCAGTTACCATGGAGACTAGCAAGCCGACATTGGCAAGTCTTCCAGTGCATATCAGCTCTGTCGCAACTCAGGCAGAGAAAAGGATGGCTGTCCAGGCTCCATTGACTGCACTGTACATACACCCAGTGCCTGCTTTGCCGCTGCAGCCTTACCCCCAGCCTCCTGCCGCTACAAGCAGGGCAGCGGGAGCAGCTCTCCATCTGGCTGTGCCACCACTCACCCCTAAAGACAAACTTCCCTTTTTGACTCTGCACATTGCCAGTGGGCTGCAGCCTCAGCCTGCACAAAATCCTGCTTCTCCTGCTGCAGCCAGACCCAAATCGGCAGGAAAGCATGTGTGCCCCCACTGCGGACGGGACTGCATGAAACCCAGCGTCTTGGAGAAGCACCTCCGTTGCCACACGGGGGAGCGACCTTACCCCTGTACCACCTGTGGAGTTTCTTTTAAGACTCAGAGCAACCTGTACAAACACAAACGAACCCAGGCCCATGCCCGGCTCTCCTCTGAGTCAGAGCACAGCAGCTTGGACAGCTCCAGAGAGACTTGCACCTCCAGTTTGTCTCTCGATGAGCGTGAAGAAGAGTCAGCCAGCATGGAGAAAAACATCTCTCCCCCTGTGACTGAGATCTCCACCCCAGCAAGTAGCGCTCAGGTTAGCTCTGTACACATCCAAGGTGTAAGTGAACACaaagaacaaaatacaaaacctgAGGAAAAGGCTAAGCAAAAGATGCCAAGTATAGATCCACACCTGACCAGACATCTTCCCCTTCAGAGACAAGAGGCCATGCTGCTTTCTGAGCGCTGGGAGCGCTCGGTCTCGAAGGGCAAATCCCAGAGTCATGAGAGCACAGACTCTGGCTTCAGTGAGAGCAGCGATCACTATCCAAGCCCGAGGAGTAGTTTAACAGACCACAGCATGGACTCCCTCAGCAGGTCTTTCAAGGAGAGCATGGAGGAAACCACTAGCCAAACACTGCTGACTTCAGAAAGAGGAGAACAGGAGCCTAAAGCTACAAGAAGAGAGCAGGAGCAAAAGATTCTAGAGGAGCGGATTTCCAAGCTGATCTCTGAGAACACAGCTGTTGTGGAGGACAAACAGCTAGCGCATGTGAGGCCCAGGAAGACAGTTTTGTCCAAGCAGGGCAGCATTGACCTCCCCATGCCGTACACCTACAAGGACTCTTTCCACTTTGATATGAAGATTAATGCGTCTCAGAAAGCTGggcttttacaaaaacacaacagggcCGGATTGTATGGTTCTGTTCCCACTCAGAGTGCCTCCTCTGTGGATCATGCCCGCGTAACACGCAGCAACTCCCTGCCTTTCAGCGTTACCCTCCTGCAGCCGGAGACAGGCGGTCCGTCCCCCTCCCATCACAGTGATTACATAAGTCTCGCTCGCAGGGGAAGCTCTGGCCAGATCAATCCAACAGGTTTGGCAACAAAGCCTGTGAACCAGCACTCATCCACCCACCGCACACTAGTCCGGCAAACAGCCGTAGACTGCAACCACGCAACAGACGCTCTCCTCACAAGTTCAGCTGTGGAGGAGGCGTGCGCCGGCGCCCTCAGCTGCGATGGAGATGCTGCTGAGGTAAACAGCAGAAAGTTCCGGAGGAAGAAAGCACAGAAGTTCGCATATAACAAGTGGTACATGTACGGAGgaggaacatttaaaaagctctacagtGCAGAGCAATGTGGAGATAGCAGTCCTtcaaaaagcaggaagtgctcCACAAACCCAGACAACGAAGCTCTCCACTGTTTACAGAAAAGCGCGTCTGTGTTGGCAACAGAATCTGTGATAAACTTCACAGACAGCAAGGGAACCTCCATTAGGCTTCCGCTGGCTTCCTCTTTGGATTTTAGTCAACAAACAAGTCCACTAGATTCTCAACCCAAGAGAAACGTGTCGTGGTTACCAGGGACACCACCAATGAATGGATCTTTGGTCAACCCAAACACAGGAGCTGGGAGGCAGATGGATGCTGGACCACAACTTGACTCCACATCACAACTCTTTGCTCCCCAAAACCCCTCTGACAGGAAGAAGCAAAGAACagaagtaaaaacagttttacccATGGATGTGGAGGGTGACCCCAAAAGCAGCACCTCTGCCCCGGACACCAGAACAGTTCTTCTGAAAAACACCAATCAAGAAAACCCAGAACTTTTTAGGATGAGGGGAGCTCTCCTGGTGCCATCTACGGGCAATTCTCACGCACCGCTGGTGGGAACCTCAGGAGCCACACCCATCCCGTCTGTTGTAAGAAGCAGCTTCCTGCCCAAGTACCAACTCAAGTTACCCAACGTTTCTGATTCCAGTACCTCACAGCCAGTGGAGGAGGAATCCAAAGCAATGGAGGACTGCAGTCCCAATTCTGCTCCGGCGCCAAATAACAAATCCTCAGTTGCAAAGAGCGACAGTATTGTTTCATTTCAAAGCTGTGATGCCAGCAGAACACTCTTCTCTTTACCAGACCGGCATGCCTGGCCTGGCACAGTTACAGCTCTCTGTCAGGCTTCATGTCTCACAAACAGTTCACTGTGCAGCCTGCCTGCTGTGCACAGGCAGTTTGCAGCGACCACGATAACCACGAGCTGTCTCAAGGATTATCAAAGAGGATTGAGCTGCAGTTTGAGTCATTCTTTGAAATCTGCTGCGGTGTCTGCAGCGTCACCCTTACCTCTCACACCTGCACCTGCAAGCTTGTCTTCTACCGCAGCCACCCATCAAACGTCAGCAGCTGTCATCACAGCTCATCTCAGTCCTCCACCAACTCACAGACCACCATCTGACAGCCATGGCAAGCTGGCAAACTTTGAATCAAACTCTCCAGCTGCGCCCTATCTCTTAGCACCTTCTGCCCACGCCCAGCCAGCTCCGAACATATTTCACATGCACACAGCAGACCTGCAGATCTGTCTTCAAATCATCTCTGACGAGCAGCTGGCTCTCATTGAACACCAAATTGAGCGTCCAGCAGATGTTGGTGTGCCACAAAGGCAAAAAGCTTCCGGGCCAAACTCTGTTGAGGGTGAAGCTCGAGGCCTTGTCGCAatagaaaacagaaatgaagaggGGAACCACAAACCCCATCAAAAGAGAGGAGAACGCTTGATGACACCTCACATGGAGACAAAATCATCTCAACAGTCAACCATATCTGTAAAAGCAGGCCTGGACCTGACGGAGCAGGAGAACACCACTCAGGGTTCAGCTTCGGCAGCATCTCCACACAAATACAATGCTTTGAAGAGAATCACAGGGATCTTTGCTGGCTCACCAACTCCTGCTTCACCCACAAGAGGACAGTCAAGAGGCGGCCAAAGCTTAGAGGAAAAACAAGCCTTTTCTTTGACATATTCTgctgaaaagcagcttttatggAGGGTTGGTGAAAGCCTTGCAGTCACACAAAGTCCTTCAAAACAACATGAGAACAAAGGGATTTCTCTTCTTAACAACTCTGTGAACCACAACAGAATGACAGGGGTAGTTCTGGGGGAGGAAAACCATCACAAACCTCAAAATCCAGGAACCCCATGTCTCCATGAAACAATAAAATCCAGCAGTGAAGCTTTGGGCTTTGCAAGCAGGTTAGAAAGTGGAGATCGCCTCAGTCAGGGTGGAAGACAGCTAAACCCTCAGAGGTCTGTCAGCAGCCATCAGTCATCACACACAGATCAGAGTTCACAGAGGGATGCAAACATCCATCACCTCAGACTGACAGACAGATCCTCACCTtcactgcagctcactgctccaggATCAGAAGAGGCAGTCAATTCTGAGCCGCATCATAAAATGTTGGGTCAGTTTTCCTCTCCGCCTTCTAAAACTCACCTGCAGGGATCCACAGAGGGTGTTTTGAGCACAGGCATCCAGCACCCAACACCAGGTAAATACAACCTTCTCCATGCAGCTCATGATGGAGCTGGTGCACAGTAACACATTAGATCCTACCAATAGTAATAATCTAGATAAAGAGTGCAAAAACAAAGAGCTATGCTGGTGAAGCTGCTCTTAGGTTAAAGATTTTACGTCGTTCTGCCCTGAGTTTGTACGGCATGTCGATCTATGAAGGGTTTCAGGATGTTCACCCTTGTATTGGGGAAAGAGTTAACTCTTTTATCATATTTCTCAAggttaaaagcaaaaattaagGCAAATACCTCAACATAgcactaatgaaaaaaaacaaaatatgactAATAGGGCTGTAgagattcattttaacaatgatttcaATGATAGTTTGTGTACATaacatgtctcaatccaaatggtattttccagtaTTGATGctatcatttcattttgaaattattttataatgcTATAGGTAGATTTGatgaacaacttgcctcagacagattaaTCTTGTTAGaatcgtaggaatataaattgattaattgataAAGGCAATTAATTGTTTCACCCAACTAAATATCTGGGTTGACAAAATGACCGCAAAAAAAGAATCTGGTTGAGTTGGTTTTACAAGTTTAAATTTCAGAGTCAAAAGTCAACAATATTTTGTGTGAGCCAAAGTTTATTTAGAGTTTTCAATGAAATCTGGAAATACAGGTGTCCATACCACCAAAGGGAATGATAAACTCATTTATAAATCATTACTTGTTGTCAATCGTAGCAGTCAGGATTCAAACTCCTAAAACACATACCTGTTGTGaacactagagggcagcaaATAATCACCTTTTTGATTTTGATctcaataaaactgttttttttaagctatgTCAAGAATTTTTATAGAAACGCAGTAATGCTGAGCTTTTCTCTACATCTGTTAAATCTGAAGTCAAAGTGTCTTACATGCTATCGGTTTAAGTGCAGGTTTTATACACAAGAATATTCAATCCACAAAAGACTGAATTCTTCTTCCAAGTCACTGTAATTTAAGAACAAACTTCCCTCTAAGTTGCAActcaaacttttagaaaaaaacctcAGATAAGATTAATTACAACAAAATTGTAATTGGCAATAAtaatttgacaaaagaaaaaactcccCAAAGTAAGTTATccttcaaaagaaaacacatcacacttgttttctgtgtttttttaaatacttaacaAATCATCTGAACCTGttgatttttacaaaatatacaGGAAATGCTACTTTAACCCCCAAAACTCATATTTCAATATATGTGatgcaatttgtttttcttataacctcattttattttgcataaaaaagtttcacatatcaaaaaataaaaattctgaaGTCGTCCAAAGTTCTGGAGCTCCTCCCAGATTACTGTGGAACCCCCCTCCACGGTCAAGGAAAACTCCCAGGCTGGAGCAATGTGAAGGTGTCTCTCTATGAACATTAAAACAGGTAACCAGTCATTAATAATTCTTCATACAAACCAAATCCCTAATATAAGCATACAAAGAGGAAAGGAAAACACAGAGGAGCTGAAAGATGTGTTTAACTCTGAAAAATGTATACTCCAGAAGAGACTCATTTTTCCTCAGAATAAAAACTTAAACATCTTGAACCAGTCACCATCAAAGGACTCTGAGTCAACAAAGCCTTTAGCAGATTTAGGGTGGTTTTAAacccaaaaatgtttaaaacagacTCAGATCCTGTTAATCTGTGAGATAAACTAATAAGCGTTGAGAGTGGACGGCTCATTCATCACTTTATGGAGgctttggtttgtttgtgttgCTTCAAGGGCTTGGTCAAGAACATTCGCTGGAGGCTGGAGCAACTGAGGGAGAGCTGCAGACACGGGAACATGCAGGAACTCCTGTGGAGCTGCAAGACACGGACCAGAGATCAGTGGAGGGCCGGCGGGACATGGAGGAGCAGGGTGGTCGGGGGGTGGTTGCAGAGGACCACCGCAGAGGAATGTGGACGGGGGAGGTACCAGGGTCTGGATGCAGACATGTGATTGGAGCACAGATGCAGGTGAGCTTGGGTTTTCTCAATTTTACAGGGTAAGACTGTAGCTTTTCGATTCTGATAAAACAAGAAGAAGTGAAGTTGAGAACATGACAAGAAAGATAACTAGAAATGCATATCGACTCTTTATTAATATATTAGGTATATGAAGATTAAATCTAAGAAGAAACGTCAAACAAAAACCTAACACACTACTATACCACACAATACACAATTTAAGCTTTTAAGGCTTCAAATTTTATTTGGTTCTCCAAATGCAACACCCTCACTacttcccaaaaaaaaacctgtcaacAAGTACTTGTTCATATTAAGCCCACACACACGTACACGCaaacacacgtacacacacatacactgcATCTATTGATCGATCAATcaattgacagacagacagacagacagacagacagacagacagacagagatatAAAAAGAGGTTAATAATATGTAAGAAAGCAATTTTTGAAATTGTATTAGATGTTTGGGACTTTTTCTTAATTGTCCACATTGAGTATAATATTAAAAAGTATTAACatgtttaataaagaaaaaacattaacagTAACTTTGGGTGGAAATAAACTTATATTCCCTTTTTCAAAACAGGCAGATGACAAAAGGGTCCAGGGGAACTCCTTTAAAATCCCCCAGCATCTTCAGCAACTATCCCAGGCAGAGTCCGGAACACAGCGTCCTCAGCAAGCTCCAGACAAACTGAGTAACCTCCACTTTCCTGCCAGTGGTGTTCACACAGATCTTTTGAACCTGCCATCGTTGGAAAACAGCCATTTGTTTACACCCCAGCAGAACTGGGCAAGCAGCACCATCCACAGCCAACAAACACGGGTCTTATATGAACCAGCTTCAAGTGGAAATATGATAGCCAAGGTTAATtcatcagaaacacaaactgtttttgcaagaactgaaccagaccttcaaaaaagtcaaagtttctcACAGAAGCAGCTCTCTCTCAGCAGACTCCCCTCTCAGCAAGGAAATACCACTGTGGGTCATGACAACACTGCTGTGAGCTGTCAGTCACATGTAAGTCATACATTAACTGCCCCAGGAGGCTTCAGCAACTGTGGCCTCTCGCCTGAATCCTTCGTGTTTTCCTCTGCATCGCTGAGCCAGGTTTCTCAagtctgcagagctgctgctgggcGAACAGGAGAGGTCCAGCCTGCAGAAAACAGCCAGAGTCGATCAACACTCTCTGCATGTCCACTGCCTGGAAAGACCCGGGACATGACAGACATGACACCACAGGACAGCAGCAGGGAGAGCACAAGCTGTGGTGGAGTGGAAGGCAACAGCAAACATCAGTCTGCCTTCCTGACTGGGCTATTTCATGGCCTTCAGGCAGCTGAGTGTCTGAGCGCAGTGAGGCCTGTGCAGCAGAGCTGTCAGGACACAGACACCAGCAGCAGTGATGATGAAGGAAAGCTCATCATTGAGCTGtagaagaaacacaaacacacatcataGGACGAGaggtttttctcaaaaaaagaactgaacagAGGAAAATCAGAAAAGAACCGCAggataaacacaaagaaaaaaaaaagtatcctatttgtgttgtttattttgagCGTCGAAGATGAAACTCCTACAAGGGAGGggcaaaactaaaatgtttcctATCAATATGATTTTACTTGTTCATggtaattttttaaatcagtattgtttttgacattttctgcatcaaagtgaaaaaaagttaaagcttTAAACTCAGTTTTGTGCAGATTCAATACAAATGCCAACACTTCCATTCTTCCTTGAAGccactttaaaaactaaaataactgGAGTAATTTCAGTTCATCAGGTAACCACTGGGTGGCTTCCTATACAGCATAACGAGTTCCCATTCGCACaacatttagtttagtttgcGAAAAACtaaattggcaaatatagaccaaaatacattgcgtttgaacaatttgtgtgaaaaaaaagttttaattttttttaaactatctacgttttcatcatcagaacacagtgaattcttagtctttgtaaaatgttcgcattgattacatttttactttctgtccatttaaaaaaagaagtagtaATCGTAGTGtctaaattgcttttaaaatccagggaacTGGATGATCCTGCACTATATAGGTTTTTAATCCTTATGGAGgagggagggaatttggacatagcgaTACATTTAAGCTACATTCGAGCTACGGCGTGCGTTTaccactttgatgaaaagtctgtgtaaaagCGCGTAAACACGGATCTGGaccagccttttttttattagcaaGGGAAAAGTACCGACTTTAAAATGTTGGCTGCCAGGTTAAACTATTTATACTGTGTTTATCCCTGAGGGCATCAGCTTCTCTCAGTTTTCTGGGAGTGCCTCAGGGGAGAAACATCTCTGAGATCTGTAGTCAAcaggatgcccccccccccccacacacacgcacacttaaGATGTGGCTGCTCTCATTGGCTATGCAGGATTAACAtgaaacttttgcttcatcataaATTTATAAATCTCCAAATGACAATTTCCTTATAACagattttgttgaaaaaattGTCCAAATAATAGATTTATTCCACCTGCTCTATTTGGACTGAACCAATGAGATTACTTCCAACCCTCAGCCAGTGCCGTGACTTTGCTTTCCTTCCCACTATGACATCCACCCGTAAAAACTTCCCTCCAGACGACACCTGTTTCTGTGAATCATGCACAAAGCTGCCAAATATTCATCAAGTCAATGTGTGCTGTCTATTAGCGAGGGAGGAGTTGGCTGGAGGAGCCATCACCTCCATGAAAGTCTTACTTTCATAATGAGTCAGCAGCTGTGAACACGACTCAGGAACAGGAAGTCTGTAaataaatccaaatctgcaCAGCAGTCCACACTGACTCAGCTGTCACTCCACAGCCTATTAATGctcacaaaatactttttttttcaaagctgacAAGTGAATTTGCAATGATATTCACATCCATCTGTTCTGACATGTTTGATGGGATAAACCGGTTGTGCTGTCTGACAGTAAAGAAGAAACATGCTCCATTCTGTGTTTAGTCATGCTGCAAGGTGACTTTGTGTTGTGTTTCCAAATGTAAAACGGTTTCAAGTCTTTATAATATTATTTGGCTTTATATTACATCATAATGTGGAGACTGAATGTATGAAATTATTGCACTCTTGCAATCTGACTGACAGATGATAATCtaacagattttgttttctgaagctgtttttcatcaaaaagCTTTTGAAATATAAAAGTGTTACCACtgtttggatctatttttctgtcacatttcACCCTTCACACAAAATGACATAGTCATCATTTAAAATTCAGCaccaaaaaatcaaaacacttatgacacatttttagaaatattgtaaaaatcataaaattaaaattataaatataaGATAAGATAATACTTTACTCGTCTCGCAATGGGGAAATTCAAATAGAAATAGATCTGGACTGTGGTTAACAAATTTCCAGTGGGTTTACAGGGACCAGCTTTGATTACAGAATCTCACAGCAGCAGGTAGAAATGACCTATGATGCCGCTCCTTCAGACCCCTATCAGTCTGTCGCTAAAGGAGCTGCTAAGAGCAAGTACCGTGTTGTTGGATCAATTGAAATGAAGAGAATGTGTTGGTATATCTAATTTAGGCTGATCTACCTaagcaaccactctcaccagttGGAAGTCTACTTGAAAGCGgtctacacaaaatctgtcaatcaaccattttgcagtttaaTGTAACATATAGAGGCATCTGATTGTCCAGTTTATAACTAGAATTACTTGTACTACAgcaaaaataacatgaaaaattTA
The nucleotide sequence above comes from Oryzias latipes chromosome 5, ASM223467v1. Encoded proteins:
- the znf831 gene encoding zinc finger protein 831 isoform X2; translated protein: METSKPTLASLPVHISSVATQAEKRMAVQAPLTALYIHPVPALPLQPYPQPPAATSRAAGAALHLAVPPLTPKDKLPFLTLHIASGLQPQPAQNPASPAAARPKSAGKHVCPHCGRDCMKPSVLEKHLRCHTGERPYPCTTCGVSFKTQSNLYKHKRTQAHARLSSESEHSSLDSSRETCTSSLSLDEREEESASMEKNISPPVTEISTPASSAQVSSVHIQGVSEHKEQNTKPEEKAKQKMPSIDPHLTRHLPLQRQEAMLLSERWERSVSKGKSQSHESTDSGFSESSDHYPSPRSSLTDHSMDSLSRSFKESMEETTSQTLLTSERGEQEPKATRREQEQKILEERISKLISENTAVVEDKQLAHVRPRKTVLSKQGSIDLPMPYTYKDSFHFDMKINASQKAGLLQKHNRAGLYGSVPTQSASSVDHARVTRSNSLPFSVTLLQPETGGPSPSHHSDYISLARRGSSGQINPTGLATKPVNQHSSTHRTLVRQTAVDCNHATDALLTSSAVEEACAGALSCDGDAAEVNSRKFRRKKAQKFAYNKWYMYGGGTFKKLYSAEQCGDSSPSKSRKCSTNPDNEALHCLQKSASVLATESVINFTDSKGTSIRLPLASSLDFSQQTSPLDSQPKRNVSWLPGTPPMNGSLVNPNTGAGRQMDAGPQLDSTSQLFAPQNPSDRKKQRTEVKTVLPMDVEGDPKSSTSAPDTRTVLLKNTNQENPELFRMRGALLVPSTGNSHAPLVGTSGATPIPSVVRSSFLPKYQLKLPNVSDSSTSQPVEEESKAMEDCSPNSAPAPNNKSSVAKSDSIVSFQSCDASRTLFSLPDRHAWPGTVTALCQASCLTNSSLCSLPAVHRQFAATTITTSCLKDYQRGLSCSLSHSLKSAAVSAASPLPLTPAPASLSSTAATHQTSAAVITAHLSPPPTHRPPSDSHGKLANFESNSPAAPYLLAPSAHAQPAPNIFHMHTADLQICLQIISDEQLALIEHQIERPADVGVPQRQKASGPNSVEGEARGLVAIENRNEEGNHKPHQKRGERLMTPHMETKSSQQSTISVKAGLDLTEQENTTQGSASAASPHKYNALKRITGIFAGSPTPASPTRGQSRGGQSLEEKQAFSLTYSAEKQLLWRVGESLAVTQSPSKQHENKGISLLNNSVNHNRMTGVVLGEENHHKPQNPGTPCLHETIKSSSEALGFASRLESGDRLSQGGRQLNPQRSVSSHQSSHTDQSSQRDANIHHLRLTDRSSPSLQLTAPGSEEAVNSEPHHKMLGQFSSPPSKTHLQGSTEGVLSTGIQHPTPGLGQEHSLEAGATEGELQTREHAGTPVELQDTDQRSVEGRRDMEEQGGRGVVAEDHRRGMWTGEVPGSGCRHVIGAQMQADDKRVQGNSFKIPQHLQQLSQAESGTQRPQQAPDKLSNLHFPASGVHTDLLNLPSLENSHLFTPQQNWASSTIHSQQTRVLYEPASSGNMIAKVNSSETQTVFARTEPDLQKSQSFSQKQLSLSRLPSQQGNTTVGHDNTAVSCQSHVSQVCRAAAGRTGEVQPAENSQSRSTLSACPLPGKTRDMTDMTPQDSSRESTSCGGVEGNSKHQSAFLTGLFHGLQAAECLSAVRPVQQSCQDTDTSSSDDEGKLIIEL
- the znf831 gene encoding zinc finger protein 831 isoform X3 is translated as METSKPTLASLPVHISSVATQAEKRMAVQAPLTALYIHPVPALPLQPYPQPPAATSRAAGAALHLAVPPLTPKDKLPFLTLHIASGLQPQPAQNPASPAAARPKSAGKHVCPHCGRDCMKPSVLEKHLRCHTGERPYPCTTCGVSFKTQSNLYKHKRTQAHARLSSESEHSSLDSSRETCTSSLSLDEREEESASMEKNISPPVTEISTPASSAQVSSVHIQGVSEHKEQNTKPEEKAKQKMPSIDPHLTRHLPLQRQEAMLLSERWERSVSKGKSQSHESTDSGFSESSDHYPSPRSSLTDHSMDSLSRSFKESMEETTSQTLLTSERGEQEPKATRREQEQKILEERISKLISENTAVVEDKQLAHVRPRKTVLSKQGSIDLPMPYTYKDSFHFDMKINASQKAGLLQKHNRAGLYGSVPTQSASSVDHARVTRSNSLPFSVTLLQPETGGPSPSHHSDYISLARRGSSGQINPTGLATKPVNQHSSTHRTLVRQTAVDCNHATDALLTSSAVEEACAGALSCDGDAAEVNSRKFRRKKAQKFAYNKWYMYGGGTFKKLYSAEQCGDSSPSKSRKCSTNPDNEALHCLQKSASVLATESVINFTDSKGTSIRLPLASSLDFSQQTSPLDSQPKRNVSWLPGTPPMNGSLVNPNTGAGRQMDAGPQLDSTSQLFAPQNPSDRKKQRTEVKTVLPMDVEGDPKSSTSAPDTRTVLLKNTNQENPELFRMRGALLVPSTGNSHAPLVGTSGATPIPSVVRSSFLPKYQLKLPNVSDSSTSQPVEEESKAMEDCSPNSAPAPNNKSSVAKSDSIVSFQSCDASRTLFSLPDRHAWPGTVTALCQASCLTNSSLCSLPAVHRQFAATTITTSCLKDYQRGLSCSLSHSLKSAAVSAASPLPLTPAPASLSSTAATHQTSAAVITAHLSPPPTHRPPSDSHGKLANFESNSPAAPYLLAPSAHAQPAPNIFHMHTADLQICLQIISDEQLALIEHQIERPADVGVPQRQKASGPNSVEGEARGLVAIENRNEEGNHKPHQKRGERLMTPHMETKSSQQSTISVKAGLDLTEQENTTQGSASAASPHKYNALKRITGIFAGSPTPASPTRGQSRGGQSLEEKQAFSLTYSAEKQLLWRVGESLAVTQSPSKQHENKGISLLNNSVNHNRMTGVVLGEENHHKPQNPGTPCLHETIKSSSEALGFASRLESGDRLSQGGRQLNPQRSVSSHQSSHTDQSSQRDANIHHLRLTDRSSPSLQLTAPGSEEAVNSEPHHKMLGQFSSPPSKTHLQGSTEGVLSTGIQHPTPGLGQEHSLEAGATEGELQTREHAGTPVELQDTDQRSVEGRRDMEEQGGRGVVAEDHRRGMWTGEVPGSGCRHVIGAQMQADDKRVQGNSFKIPQHLQQLSQAESGTQRPQQAPDKLSNLHFPASGVHTDLLNLPSLENSHLFTPQQNWASSTIHSQQTRVLYEPASSGNMIAKTPLSARKYHCGS